AGCCCGAGCCCGCCGTCACACCCGCGAGGCTCGTCGCCCTCCTCGACGGCGAACCGGACGAATGATCACGCCCACCCCACGCGAGCCCCGCCGCACCTGCGCGGGCTGCGAGCGCCCCGAGTCCGTGTGCATCTGCGCCCACCTCGTGCGCCGGTCTCCCACGACCCGCGTGGTCATCGTGCAGCACCCCCGCGAGGAGCGCACCGCCATCGGCACCGCGGCCATCACGCACGCGTGCCTCGAGGGGAGCGCGCTCTTCGTCGGGATCGCGGTCGACGAGGACGCCGCCGTCACGGCCTGCCTCGAGGATCCGGCGCGGCCCGCCGTGCTGCTCTACCCGGGTGAAGGAGCGCTCCCCCTCGAGGCGCTCGCGGGCTCTCCGCGTACTCTCGTCGTGCTCGACGGCACGTGGCCTCAGTCGAAGACCCTCCTCAAACGAAACCCGCGCCTCGCCTCCCTGCCCCGCGTCGCGTTCACCCCCGACAAGCCCAGCGAGTACCGCATCCGACGCGAGCCGAGGCCCGCGTACGTCTCGACGATCGAGTCGGTCGCGCACGCCCTCCGCGTGCTCGAACGTGACGCCACCTACGACGGCCTGCTCGCGCCGTTCCGCGCCATGGTCGATCACCAGCTCGCCCGCGAGGCCGACGGGCGAAACCCTAGAAAAAAGCGCGCGCGGAGCCTCGGCCCACGCGCCCCCCGGTTCTTCCCCGAGCTCGTCGCCGACGCGTCCGAGGGGAGGTGCGTGTGCGTCGTGGCCGAGGCGAACGCGTGGCCGTACAAGGCCAAGAAGGGCGCCGTGCACCCGCCGGACGAGCTCGTGCAGCTCGTCGCCGTGAGGCCCATGACCGGAGAGCGCCTCGATCTCGTGGTGAGGCCGCGCGGCCCCCTCGCGTCCGGCACCGTAGGGCACACCCGGCTCTCGGCCGAGGAGCTCTCCGCGGGGCTCGACCTCGACGTGGCCCGCGAGGCCGCGGCGCGCTTCTTTCGCCCGACCGATCACCTCGTCACGTGGGGCCACTACGCCACGAACCTCGCCGTGCGCGAAGGCCTCGTCGCCGAAGGCCACCGCATCACGTGCCTGCGCGCGGCCGCGAAGCGCCTCCGGAACGGGAAAATCGGCGCCGTCGAGGACCTCGTCGCCCACGAGAAGCTCGACCCGGGCCCCGCGCTCGGCCGAGGACGCGCCGGCACCCGCCTCGCGTGCACCGTGGCCGCGCTCGCCTTCACGGTGGGGAAGAGGGAGCCGTAGAGAGGCGGCAAGACACGGCCGCAGGCGATCGAAACCACTCGAATCCCCTAGGGTTTCCCTCCCGGGGCGACCCGGCTTTCGAACGAGGAAGATCGGGCGCGGCGCCGACGTACGATGAGGGGCCTTGAAGCTCCTCTCCCTCCGCCGCACGCTCCCGTCGCTCCTCGTCGCCCTCGCGCTCGGGTGCGGCAGCCCGCCCTGCCAAGACGCGAACGAGTGCCCCGGCGAGGGCGGCGATCCGGGCGGGCGCGACGACGCGGGCGCCTCGAGCGACGGCGGCAGCACCACCACGAACGACGCGGGCGGCTCCTCGAACGACGGCGGCGGCACCACCACGAACGACGGCGGCGGCTCCCTCGACGGCGGCTCCTCGAACGACGGCGGCGGCGCCTCCGATGGCGGTGACTCGGACGGCGGCGGCGCGCTCGACGGCGGTGACTCGGACGGCGGCGGCGCCTCCGATGGCGGCACGTCCGATGGTGGCGGCGCGTCCGATGGCGGCACGTCCGACGGCGGCGCGTCCGACGGCGGCTCCGACGGTGGCTCCGATGGCGGCGGCGTGCTCCCCGGCGGGTGCATCTCGGGCGCGACCGGCACCTACGCCGCGCGCTTCCGCTGGGCCGGAAATGGGCCGAGCTCGCGCGCGTACGTGCAGTACGACCTCAACAACTTCCCCGACGCGTCTCGCTGGAAGGCCGGCGCGTACAGCCGCGGCGCCGTCGGATACCAGCCCGTGTTCACCGACACGTTCCTCGGCGTGGGCGGCCTCGAGATGGGCGGCACGGTGTTCATGGACGTCGAGCTGTCGACGGCGCGCATCTCGACCATCCGCAAGGTGAGCCTCGCCATCCTCGGCCGCAGCTTCAACACCACCGCGGGCGGCTCGTTCTCGTGGCAGTCGTTCGACGGCACGGGCGCGACCCCGAGCGGCTTCGTCTCGAACGTCGCGCCGTACCGCTGGTACGTGGCCGACGCGACCGCCGCGTTCCGCCCCGGCAACCCCGGCGTCCTCCTCCGCATCTCCCCCGGCGGCCCCTCGGGCACGCTCATCGTGAGCCGCGTGGAGATCTGCATCGACGGGCAGTGAGGGGGAGTGGGAGGAGGGGGAGGTGCCCCCACCGCCGGGTGCTCGGCCTAACGGCCTGCGCGCCCGACACCTCCCCCAAAATCCGTTCTCGGCTTTGCTTCTCCACGTCACGTCGCGTTCACTCGCTTGCGCAAAGCCTGCGAGCGGATAGGGGGAGGTGAAGAGCCCGCGACCCTCGTGGCTCGCTCGAGGGGGCCGTGCGCGTCACGAGCTCTGCGTCTCCCCCGTGGCGAGCGGAGCTCGACACTTGGGGGAGACCGCAGGCGCGCAGGCCGGTAGGCCGAGCACCTGCGAGTGGGGGCACCTTTCCATGCGAGCACCTGCGAGTGGGGGCACCTTCGCGCGGAGAGCACCTGCGAGTGGGGGCACCTTCGCTTGGAGAGCACCACGCCCTCCGGGCCGACGAGAGCGCCGGCTGCGTGCTGTGGCGCACACGCCGCGCCAGCGGCAGCTCGGTGCGTCGCGAGTCGGATCTTCGCCGCTGTCACGGCGTCTGCGCCGGTGGGCACGAAGCCGGCGCTCTCGCCGACCCGGAGGTCCATATGAGGTTTCTCTTTCCGTCACTTCGTCACGAGCGCAACTTCCTTACGCCCTGCGCGCAGCACTCGCGGCGTCACCCCACCGCGTCGGAGCGCATCCTGTGGGACGCGCTGCGGGGGCGGCGTCTCGGCGTCAAATTCCGGCGCCAAGTCGTCCTCGGCGCTACCATCGTCGACTTCTTCGCCCCCGAGCCGCGGCTCGTCGTCGAGGTCGACGGCACTTCCCACGTCGGCCGCGAGTGGCGCGACCGAGAGCGAGACGCGTACCTCGCGCGGTACGGGGTGCAGGTGCTGCGGGTCAAGGCGTGGCACGTCGAGCGTGCGCTGCCCGCGGTGCTCGTGCGCATTCGCGAGGCCCTCGGGTGAGGGGAGAGCCACGCGGTGGTGCTCACCTCAGCGGCGCGGGCCGCGCCACCCGTACCGTATTTCGTCCTGCCACACGTGCTCCCCCGTGGGTGCTTGGTCCCCATGCGCCAGCGTCGTGCTCCGGACGGCCTCTGCGATCCACGGAGCCCAAAGGTCGCCCCCCGGACCGAGGCCGCAGACGACCGCGCGGCCGCCCGCACCGCCCGCGCGCAGCACGATGGCGTCCCGAGGGGCGGCTCGCAGGTCACTCGGCAGCGCGGGGCAGCGAAGCGAGGCGGCGTTCGTCGCGGCCTGCGCGTAGAGCGCGCGGAACACCGCGACGCTCGTCACCCCCTCCGCGACGTCGTCGCCGCGGTCGCTCGCGGGCTCGGTGGGCTCCACGCGCTCGCGGCGCGAGACGGTCACGCGCACCGTCCCCGCCGCACACGTGAGGATACGCGCCTCCTCCACGGCATCGGCGAGCGTGCGCCGAAGCTCGATCGTCCGAGTGCGGTCGCACGTCTCGGGCGCGGACGACGCTTCGATCTCCTGCGCGGAGCTCGGGTGGTGCGCCCCGCCCGACGCCGCCTCACGCGACGGCGGCAGCGCACACCCGACCCCCGCGACGAGCCCGACCACGAGGAAGAAGCGGAGCGCCTTCATGAAGGGACGGTGGCACGCGAGCCTCGCCCCGTCGAGCCGCCCGTTGGCCTACCCAGCGCGCGGGAAGCGACCGTCAGCCCTCGCCGCCTCCGGTGGGCTCGCCGCCCTCGCCGCCCTCACCGCTCTCGCCCCCCTCTTCGCCGCCGCCACCCCCACCGCCGCGGTTCTTGCCGCGCTCTTCGGACTTGGTCAGCGTCGCGAGGATCGTCGTCACGTCCTCCGGGGAGAGCTTCGCCATGGGGATGGCGCGGCGGAACACGTCGACCGCGCGGATCCACGCGTTGCGCGCTTGGATGCCGTCGGACTTCGTCGTGCCGTCGGCTTTGACCTCCATGAGCCGCGTGCGCTCCTTGTCGGACTCGCCGAGCGCGCGCGCCACCTTCTTCCAGCGGCCCACGATCTCGGGGAGGGAGCCTTCGGGCGTGGTGATGGTGGCCATCGTCTTCTTGTGGGCGTCGCTGAGGCGCTCGTCGACCATGGCCGCGTTGCCGGCCTCGGCCGAGTAGGAGAGCTGCGTCGTCGACGCGCCGTCGGGGAAGAGCGCGAGCGACGTCGCTCGGTACGCCGCGCGCCGCTTGTCGCTCTTGGCGAGGAGCGCGAGGGCCTCCAAGAGGAGGATGCTGCCGCGCACGTGGCGATCGTGATCCCGGTCGAGCTCGGTGTTCGTCTGCGTGAGCTCTTTGATGCGCGCGGCGTGCGGGCTCTCCGCGACGACCTGCGACGCGAGCAGCCCTTCGTGGGCCTCACGCACGAACATGAGCAGCGGGACGAGCCCCTTCGCCCGCGAGATCACCTTGCCCTCGGGCGAGCCGGCGTCGAGCCAAGCGCCCGAGACGTCGACCATCTCGGGGGTCGTCAAATCGATCAATGCCATCGCACGGTCCTTTCTCCACGGGCGGACCGCCACCGCGACGCTCCCCCCAGGCGAAGACGCTATGATCTAAGTCAGGGGCGACGCAAGACGATCCCTAGGTCGTCCGAACCGCCTGAAGACGAGCGCTTGCCGGAACGAAACGGTCCTCGCGAGGACGCGACCCGTCGCCTGGCACTCGAGGCGCCGCCGCGGAGGCCACACCCCAGATTTCGGCTAAAACAGCCGGTCCCGACCGGCTTCGGCGCCCGTTGACGGGCTCAAGAGGCGGTCCCGACCGGCTTCCGGGCCCGTTGACGGGCTCAAGAGGCGGTGCCGACCGGCTTTCGCGCCCGTTGACGGGCTCAAGAGGCGGTCCGGACCGGCTTCCGGGCCCGTTGACGGGCCGAAGAGGCGGTCCGGACCGGCTTCGGCGCCCGTTGACGGGCCGAAGAGGCGGTCTCGACCGGGCTTCCGTGCCCATGGACGCACCCCGAGGTTCGAGCTCCCCGCGCGAGAAGCGCTTGCGGCTCCATGCTCTCCGGAAATCGACTCCCTCCACGTCGATTCTTGGCAACGCCCCCGTGCCCCGCGCCGACCTCCACCACGAAAGGCAGGTCGTCCGGCCAGCGAGGCTCCTGACCATCGCCCCGCGTCGTCGGGCGTCTCCCACGGCCCACTGCTACCCTTCCGAGGTCTCGTCATGCGCAGCCGCCCCTCCACCGCCATCGGTCTCCTCGCCTTCGCGGGGCTCAGTCTCTTGCAGGTACAGTCCGCGCTCGCGCAGTCTCCCTCGGAGGGGTTCTCGCAAGTGGCACCGGTATGCCCCGTATCGCAGCGGGGGCTCAGCAAAGACGACCTCGCCATTCCGTTCGAGCCGCCCCCCTTCGCCGAGGTGCCGAAGGCAATACCTCCACCCCCCGTGCCCGTCTTTCCAAGCACGATGTTCGGCTACAAGGTCACGCGACACCGCACGGCACCGTTTCGCGTGTCGGCGCTCGAGTCCGAGCGCGGCGCAGGGCTTCGGCTGCCCGAGCTCTCTCCCGCAGGCGCGCGGACGTTTGCGGCCCAGCTCGGCGGGA
The DNA window shown above is from Myxococcales bacterium and carries:
- a CDS encoding DUF559 domain-containing protein → MRFLFPSLRHERNFLTPCAQHSRRHPTASERILWDALRGRRLGVKFRRQVVLGATIVDFFAPEPRLVVEVDGTSHVGREWRDRERDAYLARYGVQVLRVKAWHVERALPAVLVRIREALG
- a CDS encoding DTW domain-containing protein, whose amino-acid sequence is MITPTPREPRRTCAGCERPESVCICAHLVRRSPTTRVVIVQHPREERTAIGTAAITHACLEGSALFVGIAVDEDAAVTACLEDPARPAVLLYPGEGALPLEALAGSPRTLVVLDGTWPQSKTLLKRNPRLASLPRVAFTPDKPSEYRIRREPRPAYVSTIESVAHALRVLERDATYDGLLAPFRAMVDHQLAREADGRNPRKKRARSLGPRAPRFFPELVADASEGRCVCVVAEANAWPYKAKKGAVHPPDELVQLVAVRPMTGERLDLVVRPRGPLASGTVGHTRLSAEELSAGLDLDVAREAAARFFRPTDHLVTWGHYATNLAVREGLVAEGHRITCLRAAAKRLRNGKIGAVEDLVAHEKLDPGPALGRGRAGTRLACTVAALAFTVGKREP